The Psychrobium sp. MM17-31 DNA window CAAAGGCTTTTTCAGCTTCGATCCGCAGGTTAGGCGATTTTCTAGTTTCAGTCGTCTGTCTAAATTAAAAATATCCGATTCTACAGTATTTGATTATTTGGAAGCTGAAGCCGGAGTATATTGGGTTGGCACGGGGAATGGTTTAAATAAAATTGATTCAAATACTGGTGAAGTCGAGATCTTTTTTTCGTCGAACGATGAGAAAGCGACATGGGGAAGACACACTATTTATCGAATCTTTCCGCAGAGTAATGGTAAATACTGGTTGTGGCATGGTGAAGGGTTAACTTTATTCGATCCTGAATCAGGGACAGTGGTGCCATCTTCTATAGAGCCGGCTCTCCATCGTGAGTTTGTGGAATCCTATCCTAGTTCTTTATTTCAAGTGACTGACTCTCAGTTTGTCTTTTTAACGTCGAAGGGACACTTTCTGCTGGACTTGAAGTTAAATAGTATTAAGCCACTCACAAGATTGAATAAAGACTTTGCCCCCGAAGCATCTGCCAGTTTTTTATCTAGTTTTTCAGGAAAAGATACTGTTTTACTGGCAACTACTGGTGGCCTACTAGAATATGATTTCATAGAAGATACTTATCAAACACGATATAAAATTGAGGATTTTCACTTTCATGATTACAAGTATGTCAGTGATTGGAAAAAAGATACTAAAGGCCATATTTGGCTAGCTGTTAACGGTATTGGTGTTGTAGAGCTCGATAAAAATTACAAAGTACAGCGCACCCTAGGGAAGTCTGAAGGTCTCAAGGATGTAAGATTAAATGCATTAAACTTAGACTCTGATGGCAATTTATGGGTAAGCTCTCAATCAGGTATGTACCTGATTGATAAGAAAGGTGATATTCAACTTTACTCTGCTGCAGATGGGCTAATTAGTAGTGAAGTTTATGAAGTTGCTAGACGCTTCGATAATGGACATTTAGCATTTAACACTGCCGCGGGGTTACTGCATTTTGACCCGAAAAATGTGCAAGATGTAAAGAATGTTCCTCCAAAAGTAAAACTCGTGGCAGTAGCTATTTCTTCGCAAATGAAAACACTGACGCCATTAGCTTTGTCTGAAAAAATGCTAGAGCTTGGACACGATGATTTTGGCTTGTCGTTTAGTTTTTCTACCTTTGATTTTGCGCTACAACATAAGCTGCTGTATCGCATCGAGTTAATTGGTAAAGATGCGGCGGTGTTCGATAATTATCGCAAAAATATGGTGGAGTTTAACAAGCTTGAACCCGGCCACTATACCTTGAAAATACAAGCTAAAATGTCAAAAAATGGGGCTTTAAGTGATCCCACATTTTATAAATTTAAGGTTAATTACAATCCACTGACCTCACCTGTTGCTGTCTTGGCCTATATTTGTTTCTTTGCTGTGAGTTTCGGTATTTTTTATCTGCGCAGGGTTAAGCAACAAGCGATATTGCAGCGCGCCCATGATCAATTACTCAACGAGCAACAAAAATCGACGTTAGCGCTAACTGCCAGTAATAGTGGTATCTGGTCTTTTGACAAGCGCAGCGGAGAGTCTATTCAGCAACGCATGATTGAGCTCGGGCATCAAGTGCCGGAAGTGATGAATATTGGAGATTTTTTCACCTATATCCATCCCGAAGATGGCGCTAAACTAAGGGAAATGTGGCAACTATTTACCGACGGCCAAATCGATCATTGGGATGTTTCCTATCGCGTGAGAAATAGTGATGGTCAGTGGATTTGGTTTCGCGATCTCGGCAAAGCATCGGCGTGCAGCGTTGGTAATCAACCTGTATTGTTTACTGGAACTTACACTAATGTTAATGCGACCAAAGCCAGCGAATTGCAGGCGCAGCTGTATGGTCAAGCACTAAGGAAGATGAACGAATGGTTATTGATTCTAGATAATAAACTGGTGCCTGTAACTTCCAACCCTGCATTTAACAAACGCTTTATTTCACGCGGCGAAAAACTCAGTATTGATACGATTAACAGCTTGTTTAGTAGACGGCAATTGGAGCAATATATATCTAATATCAAGCAGTTATCGTTAGAGCAAAAATTTATCCACGAAGATGTGGTTAAGGTGCCTGCAGGTTTTGACATCCCAGTATTGATTTCAATATCAGCAATCGGCGATGAGACGATCGATAATTATGTGATTGTTATATCTGATTTAAGTGAGCAGAAAAAAGTTGAAAACAAACTTAAATATCTCGCTAATTTTGATTCTCTAACTCATTTAGCAAATCGCAGTTTGATTCGAGATCGTATTGAACAAGCGATATTACATAACGGTAATAATCAGTTGGCATTGTTATTTATCGATTTAGATCGCTTTAAGCAAGTCAATGATATCTACGGTCATGCTGCGGGAGATCAGCTGTTGGTGGAAGTGGCGTATCGTCTTAACGCTATTGTTGGCGACAAAGATAGTGTCGGTCGTCAAAGTGGTGATGAGTTTATCGTCTTATTGGAGGATATTAGCTGTGTCGATGAAGTGAGTCGCTGTGCTGAAAAACTTACAACCTCTTTAGTACAACCTTACTTAATTGATAATAAGGTCATTAATATTAGCTCATCGATAGGCATTGCTTTGTATCCTAATGATGCCGCTGATTGTGAAGAATTAATGCAGAACGCCGATATTGCGATGCTGCATGCCAAGCAACGTGGCCGCAATGGCTATCGCTTCTTTACCGATGAAATGAATGCGCAAATGACCAATCGCGTATTGCTCGAAAATGATTTTGTGCAAGCGGTGCACGACAATGCTCTGACCAATTTTTATCAGCCAATTGTCGATATTGAGCGTCAAGAGGTGGTTGGGGCTGAATTGCTTCTACGCTGGTTTAACAATGAAAAAATGATTTCACCTGCGGTGTTTATTCCAATTGCTGAGAGCTTGGGACACATCATTAAGATAACTGAACAAGCACTGAGCTGTGCCCTTGATGAGTTAGGCGAATGGCTTAACGAAGAGCGTTATTTGTCGATTAACTTATCGGCAATTCATATTGTACATCCTGTGATTGTTGAATCCCTCCTTAGTATTGTTCATGACAAAGGCGTGAGTCCGAGTAAAATTCGTCTCGAGATAACAGAAGGGGTTTTGATCGACGATACGGATATCGCCAAGAATCAATTACGAAAACTGCGCGAGGCGGGCTTCCATCTCTTCCTTGATGACTTCGGTACTGGGTATTCTTCACTGACTTACATCAATCAGTTCCCTATTGATGTGATCAAGATTGATCAGTGTTTTGTCCGTCAGATGATAGAGGATAAAACCAGTCGCGCTATCGTTCAAACTATCGCTAACTTAGCACATAACATTGATAGCTATTGCGTGGTTGAAGGTGTTGAAGAACTAGAGCAGGTTGCGATTTTAAAACAGCTTGGCTGTGAAACTATGCAGGGGTATTTCTTTGCTAAGCCAATGAATGCGCTGGATTTACTCTCAGAGGAAACGACTCAACGCATTATTGTAAAAATCCATGAAGCGGATAGTATTTAGCTATTTTTATTGCCAATACGATAGGTGCCGTTTGACATAAACTGCACCACTTGGTCACGTTTTTTGCCAATGAGTAGCGGGCCATCATCCATAAATAAAAAGTTTTTCCATGTGCGTTTAAAGACGTCCCACGTTGTTTCAATCACTTGCTTGCGATCGTTACAAAAGTAAACCACGGTGTTATTAGGCCATTCAAGGTGTTCTAAAATAAGCGCTGGTAAATCTTCCTCATCACTGTCCCACTGGGGCTCCCATTTGCCTTGTTCTTGCCAAGTATTGGGATTAAAAGGCCAATCACCTTTCTTGAAAAAGTCGGGATGGTCGACTTGTTTACTGACAAAGGTATTCCAGAACGTTGTCGCACGCTGCGCTTCCATTGGTTTGATCTTATTGAGATCGTCATCGTTAATTGGCAGGTTTTGTTGCTGAAAGATCCACGCCTTGGGATGTTGTGAAATGGGAAAGTACGCCATGGAATTAATACCTTATGAAACGGAGTTGGTGATTATACCCAATTCAGTGCTTAATTGTTAATTCAGATTAAGGGAGTATGCTATCAACAGTTGTGCTGATTATTGGGAAAGACTGTGAAAAATTTTATTAATTCTCATACGCTTGTAGGCTTGCTGCAAGGTTTAGTTATCGCGATATTTGCCGCCTTGGAAAGCTCTAGTGATCCCTTTGGCGCCGGTTATGCGTTAATTGATAATGAGCTGGTGGTTAATCAAACCTTGCTGCATACACTTACCTTTAGTATCAGTATGTTGTTGCTGTTCATTCAACTAACACCGACGCTTCATCAGTTAAAGAAAACCAATAAGATAGCTTGGCTAATGATCGCAGGTTTTCACAGCTTAATGTGGGGGCTAGGGTACTTATTACTGGCTGGGTTAGACGATGATTATTATGCCATTTGGTTTTTAATCTACACCATTGTCTCTTATTTTATATTGCCCTTTGTGCAACTCGCTGCCGCCGGACATACCAAGTTTTCAATGTGGTTTGGCCCTCAATATCATCAACTCTTTTCCCACGCATGGTGTAATGCAATTTTAGTGAAATTTGGTTGGTTTACTGTTGGAGTGGTTTGGTTAGTACTGATGTTGTGGTGGTCGTTATTTGAAGTCATTGGGATTGATTTCTTTGAAGAGCTTTTTACTGATAAATGGTTTGCCTGGCCAGTGCTGGGTATGGTGTTTGGGATTGCTTTATATACAGCGCAACACCAGCTCACTATTATCGACAATTTAAAGCGATTATTACTTAAAATGTGTGGCTTGCTGCTGCCACTCGTCGCGTTGTTAACCTTGAGCTTTGTCGCCAGTGTTGCGGTGACTGGTTTAGATAAAGTGTGGGATACGGGCGTTGCCACGCCGCTGATTTTGGTGTTGGTATTCTTAAATATATTGCTTATCAATGGTTCGAGTTTGCCTGAGAGCGAATCAGCAACCGCATTAGCAATGCCACAAAATAAATTCTTCAAATGGACGGTATTCATTAACATTGCAGCACTAAGCGCCTTGATGTTAATCGCGGTTTATTCAACTTATTTACGCATCGATCAATACGGCTGGACTGTGCCGCGTGTTTATTTAGCACTGCTGGTACTAGTAATGTCGCTTTATAGCGTTGCGTATTTAGGTTTACTAATTAAAAGGGACACTAACTTTAATTGGTTGCGTCGCAGTAATGTCGCAATTACTTGGCTGGTGCTGGCACTGGTGATAGTGACTCACAGTCCTGCGTTTAACCCGATAAATATGACGATTAACAGTCAGCTATCGCGTTTACAGCAACAATCGGTTTCTGCGCAAGAGTTTGATTACGCGTTATTTCAGTTTGAGCTGGGAAAACGCGGCCAACAGGCACTGATTAATTTCATTGAGCAGGAGCAACATCCACAGCTTGCAGAGATAAAAACCTTAGTTGCTATGGTGCAGGCTGCATCATCAAAATACGATTTTTCTAACAAGAAAGATGAGCTATCGGTCAAGCCGATTAAGGTGAATTGGTTAAATGAGCCCGTTATCGATAATTCGGAAATAGCGCGATTAATAAAACTAGGCAATTTCAGACGTAAGATTTGCCAAGAAGAAGCCTGCTATGCCCATAGTATCAATCTAGATGACGATGATGGTTTAGAAGTTTTGCTAATCATGGGGCATGGGCCCATGTTGTACGTTATGGATTCTATTTTAGGAACTAATCGCTGGTATATCAGCGCTGAAGTGGAAAATCGTTACGGCTATCAGGACATTGACGAGTTCATCGATAAGTTAAAATCTTCCCCTATCGAGACAGTACCACGCCGCTATAAATCAATAAAAATTGGAGATAGTATTTACGGTGTTGACGCTATGGCACTTGAAAAAAACGCTGACGCTGAAGATACTTCAGCGTCAGCGGTTACTGCAGATTAATGCAGTTTCATGCGCGGTCTAACAACGCGCATGATTTTCTCGGCGCACCACAAGCCAATGGTTTTTAAGGTGCCGTGAATGGCGCGTTGATGCATCCGATACAGCGATATATACATCAAACGCGCTATTTTCCCTTCCACAAACATCGAGCGGTTAGTGAGATTGCCCATCAAACTGCCTACCGTACTAAAGCGGCTAAGATTCACCAATGAACCGTAATCGGTGTATTGATATTCTTGCAGAGGCTTATTGCCAGGCACGTTAATTAAGTTTCTCTCGACACAAGACGCCATCTGATGTGCTGATTGCGCTCTTGGTGGCACCCAATTGCCATCGGGGAGCTCACAGGCGCAGCAATCGCCAATAACAAATATGTCTTGATGATTAATGCTTTGCAGTGTTGGCTTAACGATGATTTGATTGGCCCGATTGAGCTCAAAAAAGTCAAACTTAGCGATGAAATCAGGCGCTTTAACACCCGCTGCCCACAACATTAAATCTGCTTTAATTAATTTGTCTTCACTGGTGATAAAACCCTCGCTATTCGCCTTGGCAATACGCGTATTTTCCATCACATTAACCCCGAGCTTTTCCAGCTCTCGTTTAGCGCTTTGGCTTATTCTAGGTGGCAGAGCTGGGAGTATTGTGGGATCTGCTTCGATTAAATGAATATGCAACTTGGCACTGGTCATGTTGTTAAGGCCGTAGATTTTCAGTAAATCGGCAACATGGTAAAGCTCGGCAGATAGCTCGACACCAGTCGCTCCTGCGCCGACAATTGCAATATCCAAGTCAGTAGCTTGTGTATTTTGATGAACCTGCGTAAAGGCATTAAGAAGAGCATGATGAAAGCGATCTGCTTGTTTGTGAGAATCTAAAAAGAAGCAGTGTTCTTTAACGCCCGGCGTGTTGAAATCGTTGCTGACACTGCCTACGGCAATGACTAAGTAGTCGTAGTTTACTTGTCTGCTGGGCAGAATTTGTTGCTGATGTTCATCATATTCAGGGGCGAGGGAAAGTGTTTTCTCGGCGGGATTTAAATCGCAAAAGGTGCCGAGCTGAAATTGATAACCGTGTTTCGCGGCATGGGCGCTGTAGACGACGCCATCTAAATTCGAGTCAAGAGAGCCCGTCGCCACTTCGTGTAAAAGCGGTTTCCAAATATGACTGCGATTTTTATCAATAAGTAGAATATTTGCTCGTTGTTTCTTCCCTAGTTTGTGTCCTAATTGCGTGGCCAGTTCGAGTCCGCCAGCGCCGCCGCCAATAATAACGATATTAGGAATGGTTGATGTAGTCATGGTGTTATCCTCTGAAAAATTAGAGGACTGCCAATTGGCTAAACAGCCTAGTCAATAAGCACTCCTGTATATTCTCAGGAGAGGAAAGTAGCACCACGAGGCTATAAACTAGTGTATTTTTTGAAAGATGTCGAGGCAGATTTGGAAGTCGTGGATTAAGAGTGTGGCAATAATTTATTCCGGCGCTAATGCACCGGAATAAATGGCAAGGTATTTTACTTTAACAATGGTTTCAGCGGTTCAAGTTTACCGTCGATGGGGCCGTTAATTTTGACGCCAAGAATATGCGCCAGTAGGGGCATGACGTGGATGTTTTCTACCGTATCGATTTGGAACTGCTTTTTAAACGCAGGGCCTTGAGCGTAGAAAATAGCATCCATATCTGTGGTGTTAAATTGACTCCAACCGTGATCGCCTTTGCTGGTTCTGCCGTTAAAACCAATTGCCCAATCTTTATCGGCGAAACAGGTGATATCTCCCATGCGCGGCGATTTTGACGCGTTGAATTTTGCTGGGACATCTCGATATTCATAACACTGATAGTGTTTCGCTTGTTTGCGGATATCACTTAGCGCCTGTGATACATCGATGTTGCTGTCTTTGTTTTTATATAAATGCACAATTGTATTAGCGGCGGCAATTTTAAAATCGTCCTTTATCCATGCAGGCATATATTCGTAGTTGCTCGATGGATAATCATCCATGCCGTGGTCGGATACAATCACGAAATTAACATCAACATTCAATTGTCTAACGCGAGTCACGAGCTGTTCGATGGCTCTGTCTACTGAGTTAATTGCATTAATTAACGGCGATGAATCTTGGCCGTAGGTGTGGCCTGCGCTATCAACATCGTGGAAGTAAGTGGTAATGAACTGCGGACGTTTTTCTTCTGGTAATTCGAGCCATTTTACTATGGCATCAACACGTTTCTGATGGCGCTCGGTGTGTTGGTATTTCATGTAAATACTTGGGCGAACGCCATCAATTTCGGCTTCTGAACTTGGCCAAAAATAGCTGGCGGCATTTATTCCTTGTTGCTGTGCGTAAACCCACAGTGGTTTGCGCAGGTAAAAATCGCTATTAGTTACTGCTTCGCTGTCTTTGATGTAATAGGTCTTATCCAAATCTGGCGCATAGAATTTATTGGCAACAATCCCGTGATTTTGTGGGTATGAGCCAGTGACCAAGGCTAGGTGATTCGGGAAGGTTTTCGTTGGAAACGATGGACGGAGTGACTTTAAGCTCGCACCTTCTTTGGCAAATTGTGACAAGAATTTTGGCTGGTATTTGTCGACATAATCCCAGCGAAAACCGTCGATTGAGATCAAGATGACATAAGGTTTTTTCTGTTCGATTTGCTGTGTGGCGTTAGCGACAGAATCATCGTTTGAAGTACAGGCGCCAATTAAAAATAGCGCACCTAGAATGAGTAGTTTTTTCACAAAATTTCCTAGCACAAGTGTTGTGCTAGGAATGATGCGCTACAACTTGCGTAGTTGCAATGAAAATTGGCGTCCCCAGAAGTAAATCCCAAGGCCTAGCGTGATTAACAAAGCACCAGCGATTAATAAATGGCTAATGGTTTCTCCGTTAAACAATGCCCCTAATGCAATGGCAAAGCTCGGTGTGATGAGTGTGGTTAACGCAACTGTGCTGGTGGATAAGCGCTGTAATACGAAAAAGTAAGCGATAAAACCCACTAGTGAAGCGAAGATACCAAGATATACGATGGCGAAAATGGAGCGCTCCTGCCAAGAATCGACATTCATTTGTCCATCTGTAATTAACCAAGCTGCAAAAAATAGTGGTATTGCACAATACAATGTACCCAATGTCGTCGCCAATGGGTGAATATTGATAGATACGCTTTTCACGAGCACGCCACTTAAACTGAAAAAGAACATAGCGACTAGCAACAGTCCAATGCCGATATAGCTATCACTATTCAATGATAGTTTGTCCCAGCACACAACAAGCAGACCTAACATACAAATTAACATGGCGATTTTTTTGCTCATATCAAATGCCGGCTCATTTAAAATTCGCTGCGCTAATATGCCTGTTACAACGGGTGATAGGCCGAATACTAACGACATAAATCCGGATGACACATAAGGTGCAGCCATGTATCCACAGCTCATGCCGCCAAAAAGGCCTAAGGTAGAAAAACCATAGAGCTTCAGTGCTGTCGGGGATATCGGCAGTTTGATACGCATGGTGATTAACAATAAAGTGCCGAGCGTTGCCGCAATGACCATGCGCATTAATACAGCCATTGTTGGTGATACAGTTTCACTGCTCCAAACAATACCCAATGGCGTTGTAGACCAGATGATAATAACGGCGAGATAACTAGCTGAGACTTTCATTGATAACTCCTCTTTTTTAATGAGCCATCTCGCGGTTTAGAAATAAAAAAAGCCGCAGAGGGTAGGCTGCGGCTTGATTGATATAACAAGAAATCTAATCGAGTCGCTTGTGCAACGAGACCATCACACTGGCTACTTGCCAGCGTGATTTAAGCATCAGATTACAAACGATAGAATGAGTCATTGTTATAGATTAATGAGTGAATAATGAGCTCATATTGCGGTGTCTAAGAATTAAAGTCAATCGACAATTTCGATTCATTTATCCTTAAAAAATTTGCGGATTAGTTTAGCCAATAATCCAGTTATACTGACCTTATCTTCACTTGTGCAAAGAGCTGCATTTTGACTGCTTTAAAATCTAAATTTACCTTTGAAAATCGTTTTATCGATAACCTCCCAGCTGATCCCGAACCTGCGAAATTTGTGCGTCAGGTTCACGGTGCTGCCTATTCATTTGTGATGCCTATTCACGTCTCTAATCCACAAGTGATAGCGACGGATAACGATTTGGCCAATGAGTTAGGGTTTAGCGAAGCGGATTTAAGCGATGAGCTATTTCCACAAGTGATGGCAGGTAACGATTTATTGGATGGTATGGCGCCTTATGCCATGAATTATGGCGGTCATCAGTTTGGCAATTGGGCGGGGCAACTTGGTGATGGGCGCGCGATAAATTTAGGGGAGCTGGTGACGCCAACAGGCGAGCATAAAATCTTGCAGCTTAAAGGTGCTGGCTTAACACCCTATTCGCGCCGCGGCGATGGTTTAGCCGTGCTACGCAGCTCGGTGCGTGAATTTTTGTGCTCACAAGCGATGGAGCATTTAGGTATCGCTACTACCAAGGCATTATCGCTAAGCTTAACTGGCGAAGAGGTAATGCGAGACATAATGTATGACGGCAATGCTGCATTAGAACCAGGCGCTGTGGTGTGCCGTGTGTCATCATCTTTTACGCGTTTTGGCAACTTCCAATTACCCGCTTTCAGGCAAGACATTGAATTATTACGCGCATTAGCCAATCACACTATAGAAGCGGATTTTCCTCATTTAGTTGTAGACAGCGATGTTATTGATAAAGGCGTTTACTTAGCGTGGTTTAATGAGGTGTGTCAGCGCACCGTTAAATTAATTGTCGGTTGGCAGCGCGTGGGCTTTGTGCACGGAGTAATGAATACCGACAATATGTCGATTATTGGTGAAACTATCGATTATGGCCCTTACGGCTGGATTGATGATTTCGACGTAAATTTCACGCCAAATACCACCGATAGACAATACAAACGCTACCGTTTCGGTACCCAAGGTGAAATTGCCCAATGGAATTTATTTCAGTTAGCTAATTCCATTTATCCACTGGTTGAAGAGGCTGAGCCATTGGAAGCTATGCTTAATGAATTCGCTGATGACTTTCAGCTCGCATGGCGCGAAATGATGGCGCAGAAACTTGGTTTTGAGCGTTATCAAAATGCCGATGATTTAACATTATTTGAGTCATTAGAAGCGCTACTTAGCTTGGTGGAAACTGACATGACAATTTTCTATCGTCAATTAGCTAAACTCGACGTGACTCAGGATTTCATGCAATCAAATCATTGGTTACCAGTGTTAGAAAATGCTTATTATCAAACCGAACAATTAAGTGATACCTACGTTGAGCAAATGTCACAATGGCTATGCAAATACCAGCAACGCCTAGTGCTGGATAGCCGCGATAGTAAGGCTCGCATTGCACAAATGAACGCCACTAATCCTAAGTATGTACTGCGTAACTATCTGTCACAACAAGCGATAGATAAAGCTGAGCAAGGCGACTACAGTGAAATTCATCGTCTGCAACAAGTGCTGAAACATCCGTATGACGAGCAGCCAGAGTTTGAACAATACGCACAAAAGCGTCCTGATTGGGCACGGGAGAAGGTAGGTTGTTCGATGCTTTCTTGTAGTTCGTAAATAGCGCTTAATAAGCTAGGGTTTTGGTGTATGTGGAGCAAATATTATTTTTCAGGGAAGAAAAATGAAGCCAACAGGGAAGTTTTTACGGCGAATTTGCGTAATATGCATCGAAACCTTCGAATATCACACTCTTTTTTTGATTGAACCTTGGTTCATAGATCGCAGTTTTGATGTAAAAGTTATCCCTCAGAAGCTGACTTTGTTATACTGCGCGCCGCTCGATATCGAGTAATTTATTGGGCACTGCATAGGGCGGTGTCTTCCACAGCACTGGATTTACGTTCCAGCTCGTTCAATGGGAAATAAAATGTCAAATATTCACGTATGCGCCATGTACAAATTTGTGCGCTTAGAAAACTTCGAAGAAATTCGTCAGCCGCTATTAACCTTAATGGAAAACAACGATGTACGCGGTACCTTGCTGTTAGCTTTAGAAGGTATTAACGGTACTATCGCTGGTCCACAAGCGGGCATCGAAGCGGTGCTAAACTTCTTAAATAACGATGAGCGCATCAATCCTATTTCTTTCAAAACGTCTTACAACGAAGAAAACCCATTCCAACGTACCAAGGTTAAACTCAAGAAAGAGATTGTGACCATGGGTGTTGAGGGTATCGATCCTAACTACGTGGTAGGTACTTACGTTAAGCCAAAAGATTGGAATGCACTTATCTCTGATCCTGATGTGGTATTGGTTGATACGCGTAATGATTACGAAGTTGAAATCGGTACTTTTAAGGGCGCTATCGATCCTAAAACCGAAACTTTCCGCGAATTTCCACAATACGTTGCCGATAACCTAGACAAAAACAAGCACAAGAAAGTTGCTATGTTCTGTACGGGTGGCATTCGTTGTGAAAAATCAACTGCTTACATGAAAGAGCAAGGCTTTGAAGAGGTTTATCACCTTGAAGGCGGCATCTTACAATATCTTGAAGATGTGCCAAAAGAAGAGTCGATGTGGGAAGGTGAGTGTTTCGT harbors:
- a CDS encoding DUF2947 domain-containing protein — translated: MAYFPISQHPKAWIFQQQNLPINDDDLNKIKPMEAQRATTFWNTFVSKQVDHPDFFKKGDWPFNPNTWQEQGKWEPQWDSDEEDLPALILEHLEWPNNTVVYFCNDRKQVIETTWDVFKRTWKNFLFMDDGPLLIGKKRDQVVQFMSNGTYRIGNKNS
- a CDS encoding ectonucleotide pyrophosphatase/phosphodiesterase; this encodes MKKLLILGALFLIGACTSNDDSVANATQQIEQKKPYVILISIDGFRWDYVDKYQPKFLSQFAKEGASLKSLRPSFPTKTFPNHLALVTGSYPQNHGIVANKFYAPDLDKTYYIKDSEAVTNSDFYLRKPLWVYAQQQGINAASYFWPSSEAEIDGVRPSIYMKYQHTERHQKRVDAIVKWLELPEEKRPQFITTYFHDVDSAGHTYGQDSSPLINAINSVDRAIEQLVTRVRQLNVDVNFVIVSDHGMDDYPSSNYEYMPAWIKDDFKIAAANTIVHLYKNKDSNIDVSQALSDIRKQAKHYQCYEYRDVPAKFNASKSPRMGDITCFADKDWAIGFNGRTSKGDHGWSQFNTTDMDAIFYAQGPAFKKQFQIDTVENIHVMPLLAHILGVKINGPIDGKLEPLKPLLK
- a CDS encoding DUF4153 domain-containing protein; this encodes MKNFINSHTLVGLLQGLVIAIFAALESSSDPFGAGYALIDNELVVNQTLLHTLTFSISMLLLFIQLTPTLHQLKKTNKIAWLMIAGFHSLMWGLGYLLLAGLDDDYYAIWFLIYTIVSYFILPFVQLAAAGHTKFSMWFGPQYHQLFSHAWCNAILVKFGWFTVGVVWLVLMLWWSLFEVIGIDFFEELFTDKWFAWPVLGMVFGIALYTAQHQLTIIDNLKRLLLKMCGLLLPLVALLTLSFVASVAVTGLDKVWDTGVATPLILVLVFLNILLINGSSLPESESATALAMPQNKFFKWTVFINIAALSALMLIAVYSTYLRIDQYGWTVPRVYLALLVLVMSLYSVAYLGLLIKRDTNFNWLRRSNVAITWLVLALVIVTHSPAFNPINMTINSQLSRLQQQSVSAQEFDYALFQFELGKRGQQALINFIEQEQHPQLAEIKTLVAMVQAASSKYDFSNKKDELSVKPIKVNWLNEPVIDNSEIARLIKLGNFRRKICQEEACYAHSINLDDDDGLEVLLIMGHGPMLYVMDSILGTNRWYISAEVENRYGYQDIDEFIDKLKSSPIETVPRRYKSIKIGDSIYGVDAMALEKNADAEDTSASAVTAD
- a CDS encoding NAD(P)/FAD-dependent oxidoreductase codes for the protein MTTSTIPNIVIIGGGAGGLELATQLGHKLGKKQRANILLIDKNRSHIWKPLLHEVATGSLDSNLDGVVYSAHAAKHGYQFQLGTFCDLNPAEKTLSLAPEYDEHQQQILPSRQVNYDYLVIAVGSVSNDFNTPGVKEHCFFLDSHKQADRFHHALLNAFTQVHQNTQATDLDIAIVGAGATGVELSAELYHVADLLKIYGLNNMTSAKLHIHLIEADPTILPALPPRISQSAKRELEKLGVNVMENTRIAKANSEGFITSEDKLIKADLMLWAAGVKAPDFIAKFDFFELNRANQIIVKPTLQSINHQDIFVIGDCCACELPDGNWVPPRAQSAHQMASCVERNLINVPGNKPLQEYQYTDYGSLVNLSRFSTVGSLMGNLTNRSMFVEGKIARLMYISLYRMHQRAIHGTLKTIGLWCAEKIMRVVRPRMKLH
- a CDS encoding EAL domain-containing protein; this encodes MKIKAFWGLLIAIVLMACVFTSFAAEYSRYLKNYSVEDGLSQSMVNQIVQDDFGYLWVATEYGLNRFDGYTFEEVPGPENRFASDGIVFLLKLGNGKIFVSTYFNGAYLLSPESLAVEQIFSGKLTEISSESMSVDFAYEFQNVLWLAIGQRLLKYDLANQKLSIVYTLENDEHGIRAITHQENTLLLATSLGLKRYDIATATTRELQHLPEGAKQTIDNTNTKSFLRTSNGDLLIGTVQGLYRYDVETESALGMLIPELNIWSMVAVDNEVFVGTQKGLFSLDMSSTQLTPVATFSDIDPLITDNNVKHVFRDKSGLIWLSSQIKGFFSFDPQVRRFSSFSRLSKLKISDSTVFDYLEAEAGVYWVGTGNGLNKIDSNTGEVEIFFSSNDEKATWGRHTIYRIFPQSNGKYWLWHGEGLTLFDPESGTVVPSSIEPALHREFVESYPSSLFQVTDSQFVFLTSKGHFLLDLKLNSIKPLTRLNKDFAPEASASFLSSFSGKDTVLLATTGGLLEYDFIEDTYQTRYKIEDFHFHDYKYVSDWKKDTKGHIWLAVNGIGVVELDKNYKVQRTLGKSEGLKDVRLNALNLDSDGNLWVSSQSGMYLIDKKGDIQLYSAADGLISSEVYEVARRFDNGHLAFNTAAGLLHFDPKNVQDVKNVPPKVKLVAVAISSQMKTLTPLALSEKMLELGHDDFGLSFSFSTFDFALQHKLLYRIELIGKDAAVFDNYRKNMVEFNKLEPGHYTLKIQAKMSKNGALSDPTFYKFKVNYNPLTSPVAVLAYICFFAVSFGIFYLRRVKQQAILQRAHDQLLNEQQKSTLALTASNSGIWSFDKRSGESIQQRMIELGHQVPEVMNIGDFFTYIHPEDGAKLREMWQLFTDGQIDHWDVSYRVRNSDGQWIWFRDLGKASACSVGNQPVLFTGTYTNVNATKASELQAQLYGQALRKMNEWLLILDNKLVPVTSNPAFNKRFISRGEKLSIDTINSLFSRRQLEQYISNIKQLSLEQKFIHEDVVKVPAGFDIPVLISISAIGDETIDNYVIVISDLSEQKKVENKLKYLANFDSLTHLANRSLIRDRIEQAILHNGNNQLALLFIDLDRFKQVNDIYGHAAGDQLLVEVAYRLNAIVGDKDSVGRQSGDEFIVLLEDISCVDEVSRCAEKLTTSLVQPYLIDNKVINISSSIGIALYPNDAADCEELMQNADIAMLHAKQRGRNGYRFFTDEMNAQMTNRVLLENDFVQAVHDNALTNFYQPIVDIERQEVVGAELLLRWFNNEKMISPAVFIPIAESLGHIIKITEQALSCALDELGEWLNEERYLSINLSAIHIVHPVIVESLLSIVHDKGVSPSKIRLEITEGVLIDDTDIAKNQLRKLREAGFHLFLDDFGTGYSSLTYINQFPIDVIKIDQCFVRQMIEDKTSRAIVQTIANLAHNIDSYCVVEGVEELEQVAILKQLGCETMQGYFFAKPMNALDLLSEETTQRIIVKIHEADSI